GAGGGTGCGGAACAGCGGGGAAGTGTAGCCTCTGTCACTGATGCTATTGGTCGCCGAGTTCGAGGGGGCGGAACTGGGCGGTGAGAGGCGACCGGAGGGCAGGCTGCCGCCGTGGTGGCCTGCACTCGAGCTGGACGAAACACTGGCCCTGGTGGCCGTAGCCGTGGGCGTGTGGGAGCGTCTCTCGTGGCGCTCTTGGCGCTCAAGTCGCTCTAGCCGATCGTGCCGCTCGTGCCGCTCGTGGTGCTGGCTGAGATTGATTCCTGTAGTCGTGGACCCGCCACTGCCAGCCATCCTGCCCTGCGGACTGTGCTTCGGCGAAACCGTCGACGCTCCCCTCAGGCTATGCCCGAAGTGGTGTCGAGGTGGCGgcgccggcggcgaggtgcTGGCACTCAGCTCGAGAGGCTTCAGCTCCAGTTGAGGAGCGGTTAGCTCATCCGGATGTCGCAGGCTGATCTGTGGCAACGTGGTGGAGACCGCCGAGGTGGATTGCGGCTGCAGATGATGGTGCAGATGCGTCTGAGTCTCGGGCTTGAtgtgcagttgctgctgcagcagaaaGGCCGCTCCGGCAGGAGGAGGTTGTGGCCCCTTGGCGGCCAATCCGGGACTTCCGCCTGTGGGCGATCCGGCCGTCGGAGATCGCTCCGCTGAGCGCCGCAGATCGGCGGCCAGGTGGGAGTGCGGCAGGTGACCAATTCCCAAGTGCTGCTCCCGTTCGCGTTCGCGCTcccgttctcgttctcgttcccGTTCCCTTTCCCTCTCCCGCTGTTGATgcacctgctgttgctgctgctgctgatgtgttGCAGCTGCCGCAGCAAACAACTCCGGATGTAGAGCggtcagcagctgctgcacgcCCGTGGAAAACAGATTGGGCTTGAGTAAATTCGTGGGAGTCTGAGCCAACTGGGGCAGGGCGGTGGCGTGTTGCAGGGCGGCCAGCGAGGGCGGCAGTAAGTCCCTCTGCTGCTcgcggtgctgctgctgctgctgttgctgttgttgctgttgctggtagCTCGCAAAGGCGCCGAACGCGTTGGGCAGAAACTGCTCCGTGGTGGGGATCTGCGGGCTCACCGGAATGGTGAGTATGGTCTGTACGGCAATACCTGAAATaagaataaaatattaaaacctatACGCTAGAAAGCGTTTTACGCAATTGGGATCTTAGATGTTAggaagaaaaacgaaaatacaaataacttaaaactaaaaccTATCTGAAATTCATCTAATATCtcttctttaaatatataaagcaaACTTTTCCCAATTGCGATATATTCGAAGAATCAACTAGAAATGTAGTTATTTTCTTAGTATTATTTGTTAAAATGACATAACAAACATAAATGCAGAAAACACCAGACTCGAAGGCAACTTCGCATCAACTCATcatgtttgcttttggccccTAAggttaggtattttattagtCGCTTTGGAAAGATTACGGCAAATCCTTTTTCGCCCCACGCGAGGAGGAAATTGAAAGTTGCCCTAATCGCTTTACGAGCTTTTTATGCCCCACCATGGCTATGACTATGACTCCACCAACCACGAGCTGCGCTGAAGTCAAGCCAAGTCAACTTTGCGATTGATACCCAGACGGGCAGACGAGCAGACGGACAAGGAACAGGTACCCGGAGAACTGAGCAACTACCCGTAAAGCACACACTGACTCACCTTGGGCCGTGGGTATGAGCAGCTGGGCGCCCTGGACGCCCTGCACCAGCTGTCCGGAGGCAAGTATCAGCTGGGGCATCTGGGCGCTCGCCGGCGGCGCCTGCAAGGAGGGCGGGGGCGAGGCGGTGGCCGCCGCCAATACATTGGCCAGCGAGGAGGCGCTTAGGGGGTGGTGCggcgagctgctgctgctgggattatccggctgctgctgctgttgggcgGAGCTGGCGCCGGAGTTGGCGGCCGATCCGCCGGAGCCGTGGCCGTGGCCGGAACTGCCGCCCTTGGCCGTCTTGCTCTTGCCCCCGATGTGGGTGGGCGAGGTCGGCGCCACCGAAGCTCCGGTGGTTGCTGCGGGCTCACCGCCCACGCTGAGATTCAACGGCGAATTGAACACCGAGGCGGCTAATCCTTGAAGACTTGCTAGTGCAGCGGCCGTGGCgggatggtgatggtgatgctggtgctggtgcggatgcggatgcggatgctgctgctgttgctgctgtagcGTGGccaaattttgtaatttttgcaaatttatcATGTCTTGCACTGTGGGATTTTGAACAAGAGTCACACAAAATGTTGTCATTAGTTTTTGTTGCAAACTCCTTGCCGAGTCGGTGGAGGGAAGTTGGGGAGAggctttggttttggattGCCTGCCAGCACTAATTGCCAGTTTACTTTGGCCCTGGCTGGGTTTTCGGGTATAAATGACTGTGTCGGGGCGGAATTCAAGGATGGAAACTCGCTGTGCAAAGAAGTCTTAGATAAATTATAGAAAATTAGTCTGAGGGAATTAGAGcgttaaatgcaaatgcagccaAATAAGGTTAGCTGTATAAAACCAGTGAACTTTATGGCATTGGTATTATTCAAATCTAACACACTTTGGAATTGAAACGAGTTAATTAATGCCTAGCTTGCACAAAACTATCACAAAACTAATctttatgcatatatatttatatacaatatatacatacatattacaAATTATGAAACGATTTTAAAATCTCTAGGACTCAACTACAGTGACCTTTCCTCGTTGAAAGTtcctatatatttaaatatgtcgGATAACTTGGGAAATATAATAcgttcaaaataaaaacaagcgTAACATGAATTCAATGCgtaaaaaaacaatacaataaTATTGAGTATTACGTTAAAAATAACCTTATATAAGTACTGAGAAAAGAAAGGGGACCGTTTCCATCCTTGACAGTGAATCCCTTATGTGTGCTGCTGTTTGGCTTTCGATATGTACTCACTAGTTCCGTTCAGATGGGCGGCAAACGCCTTGGCCTGCGCCTGTTCCTCCCGCCTCAGCCGCTGGACCTCGGCCGACTGCTCTTCCGCCTCGCCCTCGCCCTCCCCCTCGTTCTCGTCCTCCTCGCCATCGATCTGCATGGGCAGCgggaggggcaggggcatGGGCGGCGGCGAGTGCTGGTTGGCCAGGGAGGCGGCCTTGGCCGCCAGATTCTTGTAGAACTCCAGCTCCTTGACGTGATCCTTGTTGTCGAACGGCGAGTGGGAGTGCGAAGGGGGCGGTGGCGAGAGGAGGGCGTGGCCGTCCGTGATCTCCATTTcatcgtcgttgttgttgctccgaCTGCTGTGGTGGGgatggtggtgttggtgttggtgttgttggtggtggtggtggtggtggtggtggtgcagggagtgggcgtggctgctgctgctgggcgagtGTATCTTGTGGCAGCTGATCTCCTTGTCAAAGTCCTGAAAAGAACGgaagaaatgaaattaatcGGGTTGCTCTCATGCAGGACTTTCTGATGAATGAATATATTTCCCATTTGGCTGAGTAACTGCGCGTGGCATTCTTAATGTATTCTAAGACTTGCATTTCGGTTTTGAGAATTAATAATACGAAACTTGgcattgcatttcatttcagaaCCTTTTAATTTGCGTGAATCCCGGCGTTTCTGTGGctaaattcaattatatttttgcaattaatgcCGTGTCAATTGTTCGCAGAAATCCATACTCGAAAGCTAATGACGAGTCCTGAATCCCCATTCATTGTTTGCTGATTggattatatatttaagcgATGGCATTTTCGGACTCGTGttacatttcatttgtgtCAGTCGAGGCGCCACGACACACCCACATTGGGCGTGTTaataagttaatttaatttttgttgtaattgtCATCGCACATTtattgtttggcattttgatCTGCCAGTGCGGATGAGCTGgccaatttatgcaaatttaattggtTGCAATTGTTGCGATTCGAGCAGGCCCCCATGCGGATGGAGCGAAGTATCAATAAGGGCTTGATTAGCCGTTTAAACGATCAAGTGGCATCGTTTGCCTCTTTAAATTACATCTCCCTGCGACTTTGCATTTAAAGACTGGCCAAGTACCCAGCTCGCAGAAGAATCCACGGAAAATGGGTGGATAGGTAAACCAATATAATTATTGGCAATTAATGCTGGCGACGCCAAATGCGCTTAGAGGGGGAACTTTGGGGAACTTTGGGGGCGGAACATTAATGCCAATACAAACGGAGCAGGACCCTTCTTTCGCCGTGGCGgagcttcaattaaattttatttgcataggAAATTAACATAATTGTAGTGCAAAATAcagacccaaaaaaaaataaaaaggcaggGGAGAGAAAAATGCTAAAACCGAAAAATGGAGGGACCAAAGGAAAAGCAATAAAAGTAAGCAGTAAACGTGACAGCAGCGAAGGTAAAgagtaaaaaaatattatgcaaataaataggAATGTTTGGTGGGTGTTGCAAGTGCGGCAATTAAGCGAAATTTCTGCTGACCAGCCAATGGGAATGATTTGTATGGCCCAGCTATGGCGTAGATCCGATAGTCCATCAATCATCTAACTAACCAACGCTGGAAGAGTGGGCATTTAATAAAGCACTTGATAAATTTCACTGCAACGTGCtgcaaattcattaaaaattgacGTTTATTGGCGCCGTCACCAGCACAACAGCCACTACTTAAACAGCGGCGGAAAAAGAGAAGCAGTCCTgccaggacgaggacgaagCAAGTTAATGTCATTGAACAGCAAATCGAACTAAATTTATGACACGCCGAGAACGAGAGTGtatgaaaaaggaaaagaactCCCAGCACTCCCAACGTTAATGTCCTGCGAGTGTCCCCGTGTTTTTTTTACGCTTctctctgtgtctgtgtctgtgtgtgtgcatgtccTTTATGCAAACAGGCGGCAAACAGACGGCCGCTGACAGCCACtatggcccacacacacactctcgcacacGAGTAGTTGGGGGTCCACTGATGTGCAATGAATAAACTTTTCAACATACAAGTATTTACCCGCGCTCAATCGAAAGGACTTGTGGGTCCCTACGGCTACAACTGCATTGCCGCTAAAAGTTGAAGAACAAAAGTGGCTACCATAATGAGCCACCGACGCTGTCGCCCGCCTTTTGTTCCGGGCAGTTCTATTTTTGTAGCCTCGCAAATGAGCGGAAATTAAAAACTGATTTAGCATTGGAGAGCAGCAAACCGGGCTTTCCCACTCCGCTGGACTCTGGAATGATACGTGGACGGCGTAATCGTGGCGATTTTATGAAGGTTTCTGCATTTAAGAGTCAACCAAATTTAACAGGCAGCATCATTCAAGGCCCTTCAAAATAGGTCACACTATTCAATTACTACACTTATACGGGAGTACACCCAACCAAGAGGATGGGTGCAAAAGGTTCGAATTCCAGGTGTATGAACGTCTTAAAGTAACTCTGTTTTAGGTAAAGCAACACCTGTTGTGGATTTTTAAGGACTCAATTTGAAAAAAGGCGTCTTAGTTTGCACGTCATTTAAaggaattataataaatacattctGATAAAACTCTGGCAGATACGTCTGGTTTCCACATTCAGATTGGCCCTAGAAAGGTAGCCATTTCATCGGCGAACCATATAGGTACGAATTTACACCTCCTCCCCCGAGTGGTCTGCACAATCGTCTCCGCTCAGATTCGGACAGTGAAGCCCACTTAAAGCCGCCCAACAATCGGCTGGGCATCAACGTTTCCCTTTGGCTGgcgttttgctgtttttgttgcgccGCCgtcaaatgaaaataagtcaaaaaaatagaaaatgaattgaattatTGCAAAGAGCAAGAGATGCTCGCCATTGTGGAGGGGCGGCGGGCTTTATCCAGCAGGAATTGTGAAAGGGGTGTGGAAAGGGGGGTAAGGGGCTGGGCAGCGGGCACTTGACAGCCTCGAATGTGATAAGCAAAAGCCCGGCGCGAAATGGAAAACGCGATGGCAGCCTTTGGTTTTCTTCTTATTATGCGCCTGCACCTCCCTCCCCCCGCGAGTGACCACCTCCATGCTGCCTTCTCTGTCTCCAGCACGAGTGCTGTCTCTTTCGCTGTCTGTGTTTTTTATGTAGCATGCTTTTGAGCGCGATGCGAAATTATAATTCACACATGTGACCAACCGGGGGGAGTGGGGCACTGGGCGCTGGGCGCTGGGTGGCGGATGCTCGGCTGTTCGCCTGTGGGTGGTTAGGGTGCCTGGGTGGTGGACAgtaaaaaaatgcaattgccaAAAAGTAGCCGGCAAAAAGAAAGCGAAAACGAGCAGCAAGTCGACGTAGCCGAACGGTTGCGTTGCTTGTTTGCTTTAATTGCAAATGGCATTTTTTCCCGGGGATCCGAAGGGGGATGGGCATGAGCaggaggatgtggatgtggatgtggatgtggatgtggaagtggcgGACATGCACGTTACATGCTGACCAGCCCGACCAACCTCAGCACCATCGTCAGAGGGAGGCTGGCTCATAAATTGTCGAAAAATATTTGACTTGTTCTATTTTTGGTCACCCCAGGCCCATCCAGCAAACAGTGCCTGCTGTGGCCAGCAATATGCTTCAGCAGCTCCCCTTTCCCCACCCCCTGGAAACATTTATGACCGGTCGCCAGGGGGGTGGTGGGATGTGGGAGGGGTGCTGGGGCCTTGCACTTTTGCATACTTAATGCTTTGtttaatgcaaatgcacaTAATTTCATCAACGACGGTGGGACggtgggagtgtgtgtgtgtgtgtgtgtagtttTCTTTCATGCTTCTTTTGCCGAGAtgtggaaatatttttcaattaatatttatgttgcTTTATGTGCCTGAATTGATAATTTCCCCATTGGACTCGAAAACGAATCCGAATGGTTTGCTAATACTGCTTGCGAACTGCGGTGGACCGACTGTTGGATTTCAGTATCGATTTTGTGGCAtttccaaaatattttttagtaACATCCCATCTTAGATCGTTCTTAAGTCCAGGTCAACCTGAGGAAACTGATATTCAAACAACTTCATCTGGGccttaaattattttgaagaaagctatttttatgttatttataaGAAGTTCATACTTGTTCAAGAGAAAgctttttaaatgattttacttactttatgtattatttaatattgaaataacACAATACCCGATGCTATATATTTAGACATTATAtagaaattgtaaaaaatgaGCTTAGTATTATTGTTCCATCATGTGTTGCCATAAAGATTGATGACACTGATTAGGATCGGAATAACGTTTAAAATTCTGAATCGATGCCCTTTTGTCCATTCGGTCGAGAAACAGCCCTTTACCCACTCCGTCGACTCCCTAAACGAATGTAGAAGAGCCCATAAATTTGTTATACGATGCCGATTTCTTGCGCAATTCCGCCGTTACACAGAGTGTCGATAAAGGGATAAGTTGCACCTGCAGACGGTAGCCCAGCtgcacccaccacccacttga
This genomic stretch from Drosophila teissieri strain GT53w chromosome 2L, Prin_Dtei_1.1, whole genome shotgun sequence harbors:
- the LOC122611489 gene encoding hormone receptor 4, encoding MAEGCEDSAGAAESTTSQSQYTTLDKMLGTVLPCEAAIGATPGGSSSGNSSSNIGGNTANSSNNGSNIVKREFCDGSLMPGAGASVNNNNANATNNNNNNNSSTSSNNNNNNNNNNTKMQTMICSKSSSTNISSSSSSSSSSCSSSSSSSSSATSTLTSCTTAAVVPSNCSTNANKSPVSPYSQSLGMAIGIGAGAGSSPLREASPLPSSRSPLNAIASTIAAKSPCSGAAPSSPPSASSNSSSHVLALNIKTESDFDKEISCHKIHSPSSSSHAHSLHHHHHHHHHQQHQHQHHHPHHSSRSNNNDDEMEITDGHALLSPPPPSHSHSPFDNKDHVKELEFYKNLAAKAASLANQHSPPPMPLPLPLPMQIDGEEDENEGEGEGEAEEQSAEVQRLRREEQAQAKAFAAHLNGTMQDMINLQKLQNLATLQQQQQQHPHPHPHQHQHHHHHPATAAALASLQGLAASVFNSPLNLSVGGEPAATTGASVAPTSPTHIGGKSKTAKGGSSGHGHGSGGSAANSGASSAQQQQQPDNPSSSSSPHHPLSASSLANVLAAATASPPPSLQAPPASAQMPQLILASGQLVQGVQGAQLLIPTAQGIAVQTILTIPVSPQIPTTEQFLPNAFGAFASYQQQQQQQQQQQQHREQQRDLLPPSLAALQHATALPQLAQTPTNLLKPNLFSTGVQQLLTALHPELFAAAAATHQQQQQQQVHQQREREREREREREREREREREQHLGIGHLPHSHLAADLRRSAERSPTAGSPTGGSPGLAAKGPQPPPAGAAFLLQQQLHIKPETQTHLHHHLQPQSTSAVSTTLPQISLRHPDELTAPQLELKPLELSASTSPPAPPPRHHFGHSLRGASTVSPKHSPQGRMAGSGGSTTTGINLSQHHERHERHDRLERLERQERHERRSHTPTATATRASVSSSSSAGHHGGSLPSGRLSPPSSAPSNSATNSISDRGYTSPLFRTLSPQGHALSLGGSPRLERDYLGNGPSSGTATSTSSCGAPTAAGSSAAANVLSSINRLNASNGELTITKSLGAPTATATRASSASPRDDSPGPGPSTSSVSHMQPLKLSPSSRSEPPHLSPNGNDNDNDLLMDSPNEPTINQATTNVVDGIDLDEIKEFAKAFKLRRLSLGLTQTQVGQALSVTEGPAYSQSAICSALAAQMYAAQLSTQQQNMFEKLDITPKSAQKIKPVLERWMKEAEESHWNRYKSGQNHLTDYIGVEPSKKRKRRTSFTPQALELLNAHFERNTHPSGTEITGLAHQLGYEREVIRIWFCNKRQALKNTVRMMSKGMV